One Lycium ferocissimum isolate CSIRO_LF1 unplaced genomic scaffold, AGI_CSIRO_Lferr_CH_V1 ctg17265, whole genome shotgun sequence genomic window, atatTAAACTAGTCTCTACGAATGTGCCTCGCACGTCCGTCATAACAAATGTTAGGTAATCGAATGTATTAAcatataatttataatttatttcttGAGGTACAAAAGTATTATGTGATCATATCCACTCAATACTTCCCAttaaaagattatttttggaataTATCCTTTGTGTTTTTTCCTATATGGAAAAATATGTTATAAACATGTTATGACTAAAATAATTCAACATTAGGAATTTACCTAGTGgtcatatattatttttattttcatagaTACTGAAAATTGTTATTAAGAAAAGTTAAAAGAACATagtttaagtatattttgataaaattatacGTGCTCGCATATAATTCCCGCAAATTATTGGGACAAGAAGTTTCAATCATCATAGGTGAGAACTCGTAGTTTTTTTATCCCACTTTGCCAAGtaatacacaaaaatataaatGCTCGTACTACTAATCTCATTTAATAGATAATCTTAGTTTGGTATTAAGAGcgcaatttatttttatttttatttcttatatgtGACTGAACAATTTCATAAAAGAATGGATACCTCAAAATATTTTGTCATTAGATTTTCAACAACCAACTATAGAAACAACAACTATATCAAACGTGTTGTCATTTGTTAATATCCTATGGAGTCATACAGTAGACATATTTCACACAAATCATCTAATATTGCAACTTTGGTACGTAGTTCTTCCTTGTATATTGTGTAGTAAAAAACTAGTAAAAGGGAATGGCCTCGCGCACATGAGAATTGGATTTGCAAGGCAAAACACGTAGATTCCCTagtcctcccccccccccccccaaaacaaGAGATAAACGTGAGGCCTAATTCAAATCTGGGACATTACTCGGGATTATCCAGTATCAATATTGTATTATTTTACTAACACCCCACACCAATAATCCTTCAGATTTGATTCATTTTATGACATAGATTTGCCTCTTCTCTTGGGAAAAACAATCTAGAGGTTATTGTCATTATTTTGCTTTGTTTTTAACTTTAATATGCGTACTAACAATGTTGAAAAAACTAACAAAGTCTTacgattttcttaatttaaagtCCATCTTGATGAAGTATATAAAAGAAGTGGTGTGAAAAAAATCCTCACGAAATTATCGGTGaatcttcatttctttttatgatcatttgtttaataaaaatgaagtaagTGGAAAAAAAAGCCCACTAAAAGTTGCATTTTTCGGTTATTATGACCGTTCGATTATCAAGGTGATAGTATTGTAACTTTTAAGTGACAAAACAAAGTTATATGACTTTAGTATAAAAATTCTATAATTCTGTGATCATTTACAAAAGTTAGCCCATACGTTATCCAGTATGCTCTTTCCCAccattaataaaaataatacttCATGCATGACGCACAAATAATTCCTTCAATCCACAGCCAACGAAGCTTCCTACTTTTCTTTATGAGAATTTTACACTGTATGCCAATTATGACAAAATATTTACTCGTTTTAGCTCACCTTTTTTTAATTACCTGCCATAgtcatttttttcctcttcagttTTTTACTAGTCTTATAAATTagtatacacttttatacaaggtttatacattgtctacagtagatgtataaagttatatattgttgtataatattgtatactagtcttatacattattataaacttttatacaaggtgtatacattgtctacagtaggtgtataaagttgtatattattgtataaagGTGAATATTCAAATTGGGTCATGAAATGTTGGGTtgtaggtttgtaatttaaACTATGGGCTATGAATACGTaattttgacccataaattgtttataagtGAAATCTTCCCCTTTCTTTATTCTAATATTCTACATACCTTGAGTCCCAAGATATTGACTCATTTGTCTTCTTTTGTCACATGATGTTTTAACAAATACATTGAATATggtcaaattccattttatCCCTAATCAAATGCAAAGAGCAATACGCAACCCcgaaaattacaatttttcttcttcttttcacaAGAGCATCTATAAAAGGGGACAACCATTTCAAATCTTCATTATATCAGAgagtgaaaagtaaaaaaagaaaaaagagaagactaAAAAAGAATGGCAGAATTGTTCATTAAGCAAGCACAACAATATTCAGAGGGCAGGCCAAGTTACCCAGAAGAATTGTTCAATTTCATTGCTTCAAAGACACCTTGTCATGACCTTGTTTGGGATGTTGGCACTGGTAGTGGCCAAGCTGCTAAATCTGTAAGTCTCTGTTTATTCCCTCCTATAAATCTGCTAATTCCTCTATGTACAGTGGTGTAGCGTTGTCAGAAATTTCGTTAAGAATATTgttcaagatttaatatatatggaCGAAAACTAATATtaaacctatatatatacaatggcGGAGCCACCCTCATCCAAGTCGTTGGAAAATTACATTGTGTAGATAggtaaaaatataattttttgtatatatgcgCTACATGTTCAATAGCCTTGACTTCTTCGTGTTTACttctttaattatattttgattCTCCCTTGATAAAAATTGGGTTCTGCTACTAATTAATATACACAATATAATTTTCTGGCAAAGGTTATTTCAACTGACCACCCTTCCATGGTTGTAGCTTCGCTTCACTACAAAAAATAGACTTCTGTGTAGAACATTAGAAccatatgatataatatatCGTAGCATAGGACAAAATATCCCCACTTGTTGGACCACACTGGgtatgttcttgttgttgtataaGACAGAGTAGAGAGCTCTATTTCTTAGAGAATAGCACAATGTTTGTTCTCTTTCTCCAATTAGTCTATGTGGGAAAACAAGAAATCTTgcatttttaattttgacttCTCACTGAGACAGGATTATTAGAGTTGCCAGAGTAGTTAGATAAAAATGAGTTCTTTTATGTGATGTAGTACCTAATCTTTAGTAGCCATTTTacatgtacacacacacacagagttACAGGGTCATAATACTCATTTGCTTGTCTAATTTTTATGTTCTGTTGGGAAATGATTAAACCTTGTAACATATACTTTTTTCTATTCCATTTTGTATGACCCCATTTCCGTATTAGTCCATTCTAAAAAGAAGgtcacttttctatatttggataCATTTAACTTTAAGTTTCTCTATTTACGCATCTTTCATGGCATCATAGCCACATAAATGTCGTGATAAGCTTAAAACCAGAAGATCcaaaagtatttctttttttttcaaactccGTGACAAGTCAAATTccgccacataaattggaacagagggagtatttaagAAAGAGCTAAAAAAATACGCATCATTTTTTGAACCAAACTATTTCTTGTGCTAAATGTTACTAAGTTATTGTTTCCCTCAGTTGGCTAAGACCTACAAGAACGTAATAGCCACAGACACAAGTCCAAAGCAGCTGGAATTTGCGGCAAAGGTTCCAAATGTTCGATATATATGTACCTCTCCTAACATGTCAATGTCCGAAATCGAAACCAAAATAGGAGCAGAGTCAAGTGTAGATTTGGTCACAATTGCTCAAGCAATGCATTGGTTCGATCTCCCAACTTTTTATCAGCAAGCAAACTGGTTACTCAAGAAACCAAATGGAGTACTAGCAGCATGGTGCTACACTGTGCCAGAAGTTAACAGCTCAGTTGATGcaatttttgagaaattttacaCAGTTGATGCTGAACCTTATTGGGAATCTCCAAGAAAATTGGTGGATGAAAAGTACAAAACTATTGATTTCCCATTTGAGCCTGTAGATGGCTGTGATCATAATGGACCATTTGAGTTCAAGATTGAGCAAATGATGGACTTGGATTCTTATTTCATATACTTGAGGTCATGGTCAGCTTATCAAACTGCAAGAGAAAAGGGTGTTGAGCTGTTAACTGATGATGTTGTTGACAAATTCACAAGTGCTTGGAATGAAGACGGGAAAAGCCAGAAAACTGTGACTTACCCAATTTACTTGAGGAttggaaaagttggaaatttATATTGAAGTTGTTGCCATAAGCACACAAGAGACATGAAATAAATGAATCTAGCATTGTTTTTTTAGCTATAGTTCTTCTTCTTTAGATGAAGAATTAATAGCATAGTTGTAACAAACATGATGTGGAGTATCTACTAAATCAATCACACCTTACTCCTAAAGTAGAACCTTTGCAAGAGATGCAGGCTTTGCGCCAGTGTATACTTTTCTAAATATCTGCTTAAACGGCGATATGGGATGGAGTTGAAAAGCCTCTTTTATGCAAACTTTCAAATGATTTAGCCTTG contains:
- the LOC132042698 gene encoding uncharacterized protein LOC132042698, producing MAELFIKQAQQYSEGRPSYPEELFNFIASKTPCHDLVWDVGTGSGQAAKSLAKTYKNVIATDTSPKQLEFAAKVPNVRYICTSPNMSMSEIETKIGAESSVDLVTIAQAMHWFDLPTFYQQANWLLKKPNGVLAAWCYTVPEVNSSVDAIFEKFYTVDAEPYWESPRKLVDEKYKTIDFPFEPVDGCDHNGPFEFKIEQMMDLDSYFIYLRSWSAYQTAREKGVELLTDDVVDKFTSAWNEDGKSQKTVTYPIYLRIGKVGNLY